Proteins from one Chelonia mydas isolate rCheMyd1 chromosome 14, rCheMyd1.pri.v2, whole genome shotgun sequence genomic window:
- the LOC102932184 gene encoding zinc finger protein 239 isoform X4, producing MLQGNHPRKKVDESIKCGGGDKDPTTQQTNSKEDIRYVCLGYGERFILRSHQTIHTGEKPLQCLDCGESFNNRSALNNHGRSHRREKPSQCLDCGKCFIWKSELIRHQLSHTGERPHKCFDCGKSFKQRSDLFNHQAIHTGERPHKCVECGKSFSRRSVLVIHQRTHTGERPHKCLNCGKSFIQRSDLLKHQRIHTGERPHKCLDCGKSFSRRSALFKHHAFHTGERPHKCLVCGKTFIWRSDLVKHQRTHTGERPHKCLHCGKSFTRRSVLVNHQRIHTGERPHKCLDCGKSFTWGSDLLKHQRIHTGERPHKCSDCGKGFIWRSNLVRHESIHTGERPHKCLDCEEISHRDHTALNMRESTQDLKFSVTGTEGVKEIACN from the coding sequence ATGCTTCAGGGAAACCACCCAAGGAAGAAAGTGGATGAATCTAttaaatgtgggggaggggacaaggATCCCACAACCCAGCAGACAAATTCCAAAGAAGACATACGCTATGTATGCCTCGGTTATGGGGAAAGATTCATTCTGAGATCACATCAGACAATCCATACTGGAGAGAAACCACTtcagtgcttggactgtggggaaAGCTTCAATAATCGCTCAGCCCTGAATAACCATGGGAGAAGCCACAGAAGAGAGAAACCCTCTCAATGCCTTGACTGcgggaaatgtttcatttggaagtCAGAACTAATTAGACATCAGTTaagccacacaggagagagaccccataagtgctttgactgtgggaaaagtttcaaacAGAGGTCAGATCTTTTtaatcatcaggcaatccacacaggagagagaccccataagtgtgtggagtgtgggaaaagtttcagtcgGAGGTCAGTCCTTGTTAttcatcagagaacccacacaggggagagaccaCATAAGTGCTtgaactgtgggaaaagtttcattcagAGATCAGACCTtcttaaacatcagagaatccacacaggagagagacctcacaagtgcttggactgtgggaaaagttttagtCGGCGGTCAGCTCTTTTTAAACATCACGcattccacacaggagagagaccccataagtgtttagtctgtggaaaaaCTTTCATAtggaggtcagaccttgttaaacatcagagaacccacacaggagagagaccccataagtgtttacactgtgggaaaagtttcacacgGAGGTCAGTCCTTGttaatcatcagagaatccacacaggggagagaccccataagtgtttagactgtgggaaaagtttcacatgggGGTCAGACCTtcttaaacatcagagaatccacacaggagagagaccccacaagtgctcaGACTGTGGAAAAGGTTTCATATGGAGGTCAAACCTTGTTAGACATGAgtcaatccacacaggagagagaccccacaagtgcttggactgtgagGAAATTTCACACAGAGATCACACCGCATTAAAcatgagagaatccacacaggatcTAAAATTCTCTGTCACAGGGACAGAAGGTGTTAAGGAAATTGCATGTAATTGA